In Solirubrobacterales bacterium, one genomic interval encodes:
- a CDS encoding DUF1365 family protein, whose protein sequence is MNRKPDSPRQRVAVVGSGIAGLMAAHVISRSADVTLFEADDRLGGHADTHRVPTADGELAIDTGFIVHNNRTYPTLLRLFRELGVETRTAPMSMSIRSDEAHHGSGLEYAGAKGLGGLFASPRNLLRPAYLRMLAEIPRFHRAARKLLDDNGDNADLTLREFLRAGRYSAYFIDHFMKPLVATVWSCDPLIADRYPARYLFRFLEQHGMLGIFGSPEWRTVVGGSGEYVRRIERGLITVGGTIEIGTGVVALREHPDRVELTDSHGRTRTFDRVVVATHPDQAVQILPPADRVRREILGAIPCSPNFLQLHTDTSVLPRSGRVRASWNHLSRPAGGAVVVTYDLTSLMCLPAGDGTRYLATLNAPDLVDPARVITTREYSHPIYTPESVAAIGRAERLDTDRVAFAGAWRGWGFHEDGARAGLKAAERLGFTWDTREAVRTPRIYRTSLPHSRTEPVRYRFTHRSYTWLVDLDRLPRTRRPRSWITGSFRSSDHLGRPERPIRENVEELLRDNGITAIGRVLMAAMPRAYGYCFNPLTVFWCYDPEERLAATVLEVQNTYGQRHPYVFTPKQGGRGESEKRMYVSPFHGTDGSYEVRVSEPTDAALDVAVTLKRPGGYRFHAALHGRPTTAGPLRAAPAALLGALAIRFHGIRLWAKRVPIQPRPGRES, encoded by the coding sequence GTGAACCGCAAACCGGACAGCCCTCGCCAGCGCGTGGCGGTAGTCGGCAGCGGCATTGCCGGGCTGATGGCCGCCCACGTGATCTCCCGTTCGGCCGACGTGACCCTGTTCGAGGCGGACGACCGACTCGGCGGTCACGCTGACACTCATCGGGTACCGACCGCTGATGGCGAACTGGCGATCGACACCGGCTTCATCGTCCACAACAACCGCACCTACCCAACCCTGCTCCGGCTGTTCCGGGAACTCGGGGTGGAAACCCGTACGGCCCCGATGTCAATGTCGATCCGGTCGGACGAAGCCCATCACGGCAGCGGCCTCGAGTACGCCGGCGCCAAGGGCCTTGGCGGACTTTTCGCCAGCCCCCGCAATCTGCTCCGGCCGGCATATCTCCGGATGCTGGCCGAGATCCCCCGCTTCCACCGCGCCGCCCGCAAACTGCTGGATGACAACGGCGACAACGCCGACCTCACGCTGCGAGAATTCCTCAGGGCCGGTCGCTACTCGGCTTACTTCATCGACCACTTCATGAAGCCGCTGGTAGCAACCGTCTGGTCCTGCGATCCGTTGATCGCCGACCGGTATCCGGCGCGCTATCTGTTCCGGTTTCTCGAACAGCACGGCATGCTTGGCATCTTCGGGTCACCCGAGTGGCGGACCGTGGTCGGCGGCTCCGGTGAGTACGTACGACGGATCGAGCGCGGTCTGATCACCGTCGGCGGCACGATCGAAATCGGCACCGGGGTTGTGGCGCTCCGGGAGCATCCCGATCGGGTGGAACTGACCGACAGCCACGGCCGGACCCGGACTTTCGATCGCGTGGTGGTAGCCACCCATCCGGATCAGGCCGTGCAGATTCTACCCCCGGCCGACCGCGTCCGTCGGGAGATCCTGGGTGCGATCCCCTGCTCCCCGAATTTTCTCCAGCTTCACACCGACACCTCGGTCCTGCCCCGAAGCGGCCGGGTCCGCGCTTCCTGGAATCATCTCTCCCGCCCCGCCGGCGGTGCGGTGGTGGTCACCTACGACCTCACCTCCCTGATGTGCCTTCCTGCGGGCGACGGCACCCGCTATCTGGCCACACTCAACGCCCCCGACCTGGTTGATCCGGCCCGGGTGATCACCACCCGCGAGTACAGCCATCCGATCTACACCCCGGAATCGGTCGCCGCGATCGGTCGGGCGGAGAGACTCGACACCGACCGGGTCGCGTTCGCCGGTGCCTGGCGGGGCTGGGGCTTTCACGAGGATGGGGCCCGAGCCGGGCTGAAGGCAGCCGAACGGCTCGGATTCACCTGGGATACCCGGGAGGCCGTCCGCACCCCGCGGATCTACCGGACCTCACTCCCCCACTCCCGGACCGAACCGGTCCGCTACCGGTTCACCCACCGCTCATACACCTGGCTGGTGGATCTCGACCGGCTGCCCCGGACCCGGCGACCCCGGTCCTGGATCACCGGCAGCTTCCGGTCCTCGGACCATCTCGGCCGGCCGGAACGCCCGATCCGGGAGAACGTCGAGGAGTTGCTGCGGGACAACGGGATAACGGCGATCGGAAGAGTGCTGATGGCAGCAATGCCCCGGGCCTACGGCTACTGCTTCAACCCGCTCACCGTGTTCTGGTGCTACGACCCGGAGGAGCGACTCGCGGCCACCGTGCTGGAGGTGCAGAACACCTACGGCCAGCGACACCCCTACGTGTTCACACCAAAGCAGGGCGGACGTGGTGAATCCGAAAAGCGGATGTATGTGTCCCCGTTCCACGGAACCGATGGCAGCTACGAGGTACGGGTATCCGAACCGACCGACGCCGCCCTCGACGTCGCCGTGACGCTGAAACGACCGGGTGGGTATCGCTTCCATGCCGCCCTTCATGGACGACCGACCACTGCCGGACCGCTCCGGGCCGCCCCGGCCGCCCTGCTCGGTGCGCTCGCGATCCGGTTTCACGGAATCCGGCTCTGGGCGAAACGGGTTCCGATTCAACCCCGGCCGGGAAGGGAAAGCTGA
- a CDS encoding cyclopropane-fatty-acyl-phospholipid synthase family protein, with protein sequence MTATVPTAADLDLTPAPPRAGFAATVARRLFGTAAARVGVEISHDGSPADLRILHPDRFYARLGSRGLTGFGESYVAGEWEADDLGGALTPFCRQIATLVPGWMQRCRAIYLSHRPQSERNTIAGARRNIRYHYDLSNEFFASFLDPGLTYSSALFERPGMTLREAQNAKIDRILDQARVTAGTDLLEIGTGWGELAIRAAGRGARVRSATLSSEQLELARERIEQAGLSDRIEVELTDYRQAGGRYDAVVSVEMIEAVGHQYWDEYMRTVAARLKPGGTAAIQAITMDHNRMLATRGTATWISTYIFPGGCLPSVRALDESAGRAGLDRRDLRNFGTSYAETLHRWDAAFRAASDRVSELGFDRAFQRLWHFYLEYCRAGFAAGYIDVGQITYQRTQT encoded by the coding sequence ATGACTGCGACCGTTCCCACCGCCGCCGATCTCGATCTCACCCCGGCCCCGCCCCGGGCAGGATTTGCTGCCACCGTCGCCCGCAGACTGTTCGGAACGGCTGCCGCCAGGGTCGGGGTTGAGATATCCCACGACGGCAGCCCCGCCGACCTCCGGATCCTCCACCCGGATCGCTTCTACGCCCGACTCGGATCGCGAGGCCTCACCGGATTCGGTGAGTCGTACGTGGCCGGTGAATGGGAGGCCGACGATCTCGGCGGTGCACTGACCCCGTTCTGCCGACAGATTGCGACCCTGGTGCCCGGCTGGATGCAGCGTTGCCGGGCCATTTATCTGAGCCACCGGCCGCAATCGGAACGCAACACGATTGCCGGTGCCCGACGAAACATCAGGTACCACTACGACCTCTCGAACGAGTTTTTCGCGAGCTTTCTCGATCCCGGCCTGACCTACTCCTCGGCCCTCTTCGAACGACCCGGAATGACCCTGCGTGAGGCCCAGAACGCGAAGATCGACCGGATTCTCGACCAGGCCCGGGTTACCGCTGGCACCGACCTCCTGGAGATCGGCACCGGCTGGGGCGAACTGGCGATCCGCGCGGCCGGACGAGGTGCCCGGGTGAGATCGGCAACCCTTTCATCCGAGCAACTGGAACTGGCCCGGGAACGGATCGAACAGGCCGGACTCTCGGACCGGATCGAGGTGGAGCTGACCGACTACCGGCAGGCCGGGGGCCGCTACGACGCGGTGGTGTCGGTCGAGATGATCGAAGCGGTCGGACACCAGTACTGGGATGAGTACATGAGGACGGTCGCCGCCCGGCTGAAACCGGGCGGAACGGCCGCGATCCAGGCGATCACCATGGATCACAACCGGATGCTCGCAACCCGCGGCACCGCCACCTGGATCTCCACCTACATCTTTCCTGGCGGCTGCCTGCCTTCGGTTCGGGCGCTGGACGAATCGGCCGGCCGCGCCGGGCTCGACCGCCGCGACCTGCGGAACTTCGGTACCTCCTATGCGGAAACTCTCCACCGGTGGGACGCGGCCTTCCGGGCGGCTTCAGACCGGGTCTCCGAACTCGGTTTTGACCGTGCGTTCCAGCGGCTCTGGCACTTCTACCTCGAGTACTGCCGGGCCGGCTTCGCCGCGGGATACATCGACGTGGGCCAGATCACCTACCAACGGACCCAAACATGA
- a CDS encoding cyclopropane-fatty-acyl-phospholipid synthase family protein, with the protein MNDQNESGPAGIAGELAASVRELTGATLPVTVRAWDGSTAGPSGGPVLKLNSPRALTRLLWSPGELGLAQAYITGEIEVDGNLEEGLDRLLSVARQPEHRLRPDLTAAGRTLRRLGRSGAIGLRPPAPASQARVRGRLHSLARDRQAISHHYDLSNRFYELILDDSVAYSCAWYADPEFTLAEAQQAKLDLVCRKLGLTSGSTLLDIGCGWGSLSLHAAERFGAEVTAVTISAEQHGFVSKRVKERGLEGQIDVRLEDYRETDGEFDAVSSIEMGEHVGEQAYPGFVSVLQDRVRPGGRVLIQQMSRRGKHPGGGPFIESFIAPDMHMRPVGETVGLLEAGGLEVRDVHALREHYVRTVHHWIERFETNLGELRQLVPEEVIRVWRLYLTGGAMAFRDGRMGVDQILSVRPGKHSNLDREGRWQATG; encoded by the coding sequence ATGAACGATCAGAACGAATCCGGCCCGGCCGGGATCGCGGGCGAACTGGCCGCCTCAGTCCGGGAACTGACCGGCGCCACTCTCCCGGTGACCGTCCGGGCCTGGGACGGCAGTACCGCCGGACCATCCGGAGGCCCGGTGCTCAAACTCAACTCGCCGAGGGCTCTCACCCGGCTGCTCTGGTCCCCGGGGGAGCTCGGCCTGGCCCAGGCCTACATAACCGGGGAGATCGAGGTGGACGGCAACCTTGAAGAAGGTCTGGACCGGCTGTTGTCAGTCGCTCGTCAACCGGAGCACCGGCTCCGTCCCGACCTGACCGCGGCCGGACGGACCCTGCGACGGCTCGGTCGAAGCGGAGCGATCGGACTGCGGCCCCCGGCACCCGCCTCGCAGGCCCGGGTGCGGGGTCGGCTTCACAGTCTCGCCCGCGACCGGCAGGCGATCAGTCACCACTACGACCTTTCCAACCGGTTCTACGAGTTGATCCTCGACGACTCGGTGGCGTACTCCTGTGCCTGGTACGCCGACCCGGAATTCACCCTCGCCGAGGCCCAACAGGCAAAGCTGGACCTGGTCTGCCGGAAGCTCGGCCTCACTTCAGGGTCCACCCTGCTCGACATCGGTTGTGGCTGGGGTTCGCTTTCCCTTCACGCCGCCGAAAGGTTCGGTGCCGAGGTGACCGCGGTCACGATCTCGGCCGAACAGCACGGGTTCGTGTCGAAGCGGGTGAAGGAGCGGGGTCTCGAAGGTCAGATCGATGTACGCTTGGAGGACTACCGGGAGACCGACGGAGAGTTCGATGCGGTCAGTTCGATCGAGATGGGCGAACACGTCGGCGAGCAGGCATACCCGGGATTCGTCTCGGTCCTCCAGGACCGGGTCCGTCCGGGGGGCCGAGTTCTGATCCAGCAGATGTCCCGCCGCGGAAAGCATCCCGGGGGTGGCCCCTTCATCGAGTCCTTCATCGCTCCCGACATGCACATGCGGCCGGTCGGGGAGACGGTCGGCCTGCTGGAGGCGGGCGGACTCGAGGTGCGCGATGTGCATGCCCTGAGGGAACATTACGTGCGTACCGTCCATCACTGGATCGAACGTTTCGAAACCAATCTGGGAGAACTCCGACAGCTCGTACCGGAGGAGGTGATCCGGGTCTGGCGGCTCTATCTCACCGGTGGGGCGATGGCGTTTCGCGACGGCCGGATGGGCGTGGATCAGATCCTCTCGGTACGACCCGGGAAACACAGCAACCTGGACCGGGAGGGCCGATGGCAGGCAACTGGCTGA
- a CDS encoding DUF1295 domain-containing protein encodes MAGNWLIVAGACAVAALATMIAVGYILRRLGRVAVMDVLWGPLVLVLSTTAAVTGLILGTAGVQVWILVAVVALWAWRLARHIGTRFGSDVEDPRYEELMKKPAASLLRSVLLPQGAVAWVISLPVQAAAISRSLSWPVLVIGILVALAGLIIETIADRQLERFRGNGGPGRIMDRGLWSWSRHPNYFGESVIWWGVWIAAAAAWPGILTVISPALMTFVLVRGTGVRLMEEHMKGRTGWDEYAARTSIFIPWPPRNPGRGHEQ; translated from the coding sequence ATGGCAGGCAACTGGCTGATCGTTGCGGGGGCTTGCGCCGTTGCGGCGCTGGCCACCATGATCGCGGTCGGCTACATCCTGAGAAGACTGGGGCGGGTCGCGGTGATGGACGTACTCTGGGGCCCGCTGGTCCTGGTGCTTTCGACCACCGCGGCGGTCACCGGACTGATTCTCGGCACCGCCGGAGTCCAGGTGTGGATCCTGGTTGCGGTCGTCGCTCTCTGGGCGTGGCGGCTAGCCCGACATATCGGCACCCGGTTCGGCAGTGACGTTGAAGACCCGCGTTACGAGGAGCTGATGAAAAAGCCGGCCGCTTCGCTTCTGCGGTCGGTGCTCCTGCCCCAGGGGGCGGTCGCCTGGGTGATCTCGCTGCCGGTGCAGGCGGCCGCGATCTCGCGGTCACTTTCCTGGCCGGTTCTGGTGATCGGCATCCTGGTGGCCCTGGCCGGCCTGATCATCGAAACGATCGCCGACCGGCAGCTGGAACGATTTCGGGGAAACGGGGGCCCGGGGCGGATCATGGACCGGGGACTCTGGTCCTGGAGCAGGCATCCCAACTACTTCGGTGAGTCGGTGATCTGGTGGGGCGTATGGATCGCTGCCGCGGCCGCTTGGCCCGGAATCCTGACCGTGATCTCCCCCGCCCTGATGACGTTCGTTCTGGTCCGGGGCACCGGGGTACGGCTGATGGAGGAACACATGAAGGGACGTACCGGCTGGGACGAGTACGCGGCCCGGACCTCGATCTTCATCCCGTGGCCCCCGCGCAACCCCGGCAGGGGCCACGAACAGTGA
- a CDS encoding MMPL family transporter, translated as MKPGRRLWIAAAGVVLVWLLIAGMTGPLAGKLSSVQTNDEASFLPASAEATRVAELEKKFSSRETIPAIVVYTGAPGDAQKLGRIAARDAQAFAKIDGVTGRVAGPIPSKDGKAFELIVPITSGTDSTDGIVNRIRDRAAEGLPRGTESAVTGPAAFAADLTEAFAGIDGILLLVAVTVVLIILVLVYRSPILPFAVLASALFALAAASGAIYLLADRNVLTLNGQSQGILFILVVGAATDYALLLTARFREELREHESRFEAMLSAWKSAAPAILASGMTVILSLLCLLVSDLNSTRSLGPIGAIGIAFSILSALTFLPALLTLLGRTAFWPRRPHHGSEHPEQEGIWARLAGLVSRHPRRLWIVVGACLLVFAAFLPTLKAGGTSQPDLFLHSVPSVEAQQVADRHFPGGSGSPVVVIGPASELKAMVKAAGSSDGVSVAYPVAKDGSPVRKGGEPAVVDGLTRVQATLKAPADSEAAISAVKALRDEIHSAVPKAEVGGTTATALDTQNTAKHDRNLVIPIVLAVIALLLALLLRALVMALLLLATVVLSFAATLGVSAIIFNHVLGFPGADPSVPLFGFVFLVALGIDYNIFLMTRVREESNRRGTRQGVLRGLIATGGVITSAGVVLAATFSALAVIPLLFLAQVAFIVAFGVLLDTLVVRSILVPSLVYDLDHRAWWPSRLPRRSPNPDPPPGAE; from the coding sequence GTGAAGCCCGGACGTCGCCTCTGGATCGCCGCCGCGGGAGTGGTCCTGGTCTGGCTGCTGATCGCCGGGATGACCGGTCCGCTGGCCGGCAAGTTGAGCAGCGTGCAGACCAACGACGAGGCGTCCTTCCTGCCTGCCAGTGCCGAGGCGACCCGGGTTGCGGAGCTGGAGAAGAAGTTCTCGTCGCGGGAAACCATCCCCGCAATCGTGGTCTACACAGGGGCACCGGGGGATGCGCAAAAACTCGGACGGATCGCCGCCCGCGACGCGCAGGCATTCGCAAAGATTGACGGCGTAACGGGCAGGGTTGCCGGACCGATCCCTTCAAAGGACGGCAAGGCCTTCGAACTGATCGTGCCGATCACGTCGGGGACCGACAGTACGGACGGGATCGTCAATCGGATTCGGGACCGGGCGGCCGAGGGGCTCCCCCGAGGTACCGAGAGCGCAGTCACCGGCCCGGCCGCTTTCGCCGCCGATCTGACCGAGGCCTTCGCCGGGATCGACGGGATCCTCCTACTGGTCGCGGTCACCGTGGTGCTGATCATTCTCGTGCTGGTCTATCGCAGTCCGATTCTGCCCTTCGCGGTGCTGGCCAGTGCCCTGTTCGCGCTGGCCGCCGCCTCCGGCGCGATTTACCTGCTTGCCGACCGGAACGTCCTCACCCTGAACGGGCAGAGTCAGGGGATCCTGTTCATTCTGGTGGTCGGTGCCGCCACCGACTATGCGCTGCTGCTCACCGCCCGTTTCCGGGAGGAGCTGCGAGAGCACGAGTCCCGGTTCGAAGCGATGCTTTCGGCCTGGAAGAGCGCGGCACCGGCCATCCTCGCATCGGGGATGACCGTGATTCTCTCGCTCCTCTGTCTGCTGGTGTCGGATCTCAACTCGACCCGCAGCCTCGGCCCGATCGGGGCGATCGGCATCGCCTTCTCAATCCTTTCCGCATTGACCTTTCTACCGGCGCTGCTGACGCTGCTCGGTCGTACCGCGTTCTGGCCACGGCGGCCGCATCATGGCAGCGAACATCCCGAACAGGAGGGCATCTGGGCCCGTCTCGCCGGCCTGGTCAGCCGCCATCCGCGGCGGCTCTGGATCGTGGTCGGGGCCTGCCTGCTGGTCTTCGCCGCATTCCTGCCGACCCTCAAAGCGGGAGGAACCTCTCAGCCGGATCTCTTCCTGCACAGCGTTCCCTCGGTCGAGGCGCAGCAGGTCGCTGACCGTCACTTTCCGGGTGGCTCCGGGAGTCCCGTCGTCGTGATCGGGCCGGCTTCGGAGCTGAAGGCCATGGTGAAGGCGGCGGGAAGTTCGGATGGGGTGAGCGTCGCCTATCCGGTGGCGAAGGACGGCTCGCCGGTCCGCAAAGGCGGTGAGCCCGCGGTCGTCGACGGCCTGACCCGGGTTCAGGCAACCCTCAAGGCCCCGGCCGACAGCGAAGCGGCGATCAGTGCGGTGAAAGCGCTTCGGGACGAGATCCATTCGGCCGTGCCGAAGGCCGAGGTCGGCGGCACCACCGCGACCGCACTCGACACCCAGAACACGGCAAAGCACGATCGCAATCTGGTGATCCCGATAGTCCTGGCGGTGATCGCGCTCCTCCTGGCCCTGCTCCTGCGGGCGCTGGTGATGGCGCTGCTGCTGCTGGCCACCGTGGTCCTCAGTTTCGCGGCAACCCTGGGGGTATCGGCGATCATCTTCAACCACGTTCTCGGCTTTCCGGGAGCCGATCCATCGGTTCCGCTTTTCGGATTCGTCTTTCTGGTCGCGCTCGGGATCGACTACAACATTTTTCTGATGACCCGGGTGCGGGAGGAGAGCAACCGGCGTGGAACCCGCCAAGGTGTGCTCCGGGGCCTGATCGCCACCGGAGGGGTGATCACCTCGGCCGGGGTCGTTCTTGCCGCGACTTTCTCGGCGCTGGCCGTAATTCCCCTGCTTTTTCTGGCCCAGGTCGCTTTCATCGTTGCCTTCGGGGTTCTGCTGGACACCCTGGTGGTGCGTTCGATCCTGGTTCCTTCCCTGGTTTACGATCTCGACCATCGGGCGTGGTGGCCAAGCCGACTTCCCCGCCGAAGTCCCAATCCGGATCCGCCCCCGGGGGCAGAGTGA
- a CDS encoding uracil-DNA glycosylase: protein MGARPLSEVIDPGWAEALDPVAGRIGELGEFLRVENAAGRGYLPSGENILRAFTLPLDRVRVLIVGQDPYPTPGHAVGLCFSVAPDVRPLPPSLVNIFKEYGDDLGYPPPANGDLTPWFDQGVLLLNRSLTVQPGRPNAHQGQGWEEVTEQAIRALAGRGGPLVAILWGRNARNLKPLLGEVPCVESPHPSPMAARHGFFGSKPFSRANALLAEQGADPVEWRLDPA from the coding sequence GTGGGGGCGCGGCCGCTCAGTGAGGTGATTGATCCGGGTTGGGCCGAGGCGCTCGATCCGGTTGCGGGGCGGATCGGCGAGCTCGGCGAGTTTCTCCGGGTCGAGAACGCGGCCGGTCGGGGCTACCTGCCGTCCGGGGAGAACATCCTGCGGGCCTTCACCCTGCCGCTGGACCGGGTGCGGGTGCTGATCGTGGGGCAGGATCCCTACCCGACCCCGGGTCACGCGGTCGGACTCTGCTTCTCGGTGGCGCCCGACGTCCGGCCGCTACCGCCGAGTCTGGTCAACATCTTCAAGGAGTACGGCGACGACCTCGGCTACCCGCCGCCGGCGAACGGTGATCTCACTCCCTGGTTCGACCAGGGAGTGCTGCTGCTCAACCGTTCCCTCACCGTGCAGCCCGGCCGCCCGAACGCGCATCAGGGGCAGGGCTGGGAGGAGGTCACCGAGCAGGCGATCCGGGCACTGGCCGGACGGGGTGGTCCGCTGGTCGCGATTCTCTGGGGAAGAAACGCCCGCAACCTGAAACCGCTGCTGGGCGAGGTTCCCTGCGTCGAGTCGCCCCATCCGAGCCCGATGGCGGCCCGTCACGGCTTCTTCGGATCCAAGCCGTTCAGCCGGGCCAACGCCCTGCTCGCCGAGCAGGGGGCCGATCCGGTCGAGTGGCGTCTTGATCCGGCCTGA
- a CDS encoding MFS transporter: MLRSDERAEARRIVGDENARKALQKRTLITVVISQVLGGAGLAAGITVGALIVRDMLGSDSLSGLPSALFTLGAASFAFLIGRMAQRSTRRAGLGLGFATGGIGAIGVVLAVSIDSLPLLFAALFIYGAGTAANLQARYTGTDLAPERARGKAASVSMVSTTLGAVAGPNLVEPMGRLAEALGIPPLAGPFMLAAVAYLAAGSVLFLMLRPDPLLVSRLLASDAGPEAPPTPPEDTGELPGPTGAPAAVAIAPRRINRGVAVAATVMVVTQVAMVGIMTMTPVHMRDHGHHLGAVGLVIGIHIGFMYLPSLITGAMVDRIGRYPMAAASGVTLFLAGLVAALASPDSLFILIVALSLLGLGWNFGLISGTAIMVDSTTPENRAATQGTVDVLINLGGAAGGAMSGLVMAGAGYATLSLAGGLLSLLLLGVLWRHASPTQPGIVAPAGEDSA; encoded by the coding sequence ATGCTGCGATCTGACGAACGGGCAGAGGCCAGGCGGATCGTCGGCGACGAGAACGCCCGCAAGGCACTGCAGAAGCGCACCCTGATCACCGTCGTGATCAGCCAGGTGCTCGGCGGAGCCGGCCTGGCTGCCGGGATCACGGTCGGGGCCCTGATCGTCCGCGACATGCTCGGCAGCGACAGCCTCTCCGGCCTGCCCAGCGCCCTGTTCACCCTTGGCGCCGCCTCCTTCGCCTTCCTGATCGGCCGCATGGCCCAGCGGAGCACCCGCCGAGCCGGCCTCGGACTCGGCTTCGCCACCGGTGGCATCGGCGCGATCGGCGTGGTCCTGGCCGTCTCGATCGACAGTCTCCCCCTGCTTTTCGCCGCGCTGTTCATCTATGGGGCCGGCACCGCGGCCAACCTTCAGGCCAGGTACACAGGCACCGACCTCGCCCCGGAGAGGGCGCGGGGCAAGGCGGCCAGCGTCTCGATGGTCTCGACCACGCTGGGAGCGGTTGCCGGGCCGAACCTGGTCGAGCCGATGGGTCGCCTCGCGGAAGCCCTCGGGATCCCGCCCCTGGCCGGACCCTTCATGCTTGCCGCGGTCGCCTACCTGGCCGCCGGCTCGGTCCTCTTCCTGATGCTGAGACCCGATCCGCTGCTGGTCTCCCGGCTGCTCGCAAGCGACGCCGGCCCCGAAGCGCCACCGACCCCGCCGGAAGACACCGGGGAGCTTCCCGGCCCCACCGGTGCGCCGGCCGCGGTCGCGATCGCCCCCCGGCGGATCAACCGGGGGGTGGCGGTCGCCGCCACCGTCATGGTCGTAACCCAGGTGGCGATGGTCGGGATCATGACCATGACCCCGGTCCACATGCGCGATCACGGCCATCACCTCGGTGCAGTTGGCCTGGTGATCGGGATTCACATCGGTTTCATGTACCTGCCATCCCTGATCACCGGGGCGATGGTCGACCGGATCGGCCGCTACCCGATGGCGGCGGCTTCCGGCGTCACCCTGTTTCTGGCCGGGCTGGTCGCCGCACTCGCCTCACCCGACTCGCTCTTCATCCTGATCGTCGCCCTCTCCCTGCTCGGCCTCGGCTGGAACTTCGGCCTGATTTCCGGCACGGCGATCATGGTCGATTCGACCACCCCGGAAAACCGGGCCGCCACCCAGGGCACGGTCGACGTGCTGATCAACCTCGGCGGAGCGGCGGGCGGGGCGATGTCCGGTCTGGTCATGGCCGGTGCCGGCTACGCGACTCTCTCCCTGGCCGGTGGCCTGCTCTCCCTGCTACTGCTTGGCGTTCTCTGGCGCCACGCCAGCCCCACCCAACCAGGGATCGTCGCTCCCGCCGGTGAGGATTCCGCCTGA
- a CDS encoding LLM class flavin-dependent oxidoreductase, with product MRAFGFLSFGHYGGGGSGPGPDGRGMLKDAIGIAEGADRLGVNGAYFRVHHFARQSASPMPLLTAIAARTERIEVGTGVIDMRYENPLYLAEEAAALDLIADGRVALGISRGSPEPADRGWEAFGYTGSTDPRGADVAREKFDLFLKAIRGEPLAPADPAQFGPGVKLAVEPHSAELIDHIWWGAGSRDSAENVGRMGLNMMSSTLLTEATGDPFADLQRDQIDRFRAAYREAGHTGSPRVSVSRSIFPVVSDRDRLMFGMGPGRDQIGMIDDFRSTFGRTYADEPDRLVEELKQDRAIEAADTLMLTIPSQLGVEANLQILENFATHVAPALGWKPNTEGPVTGDPV from the coding sequence ATGAGAGCTTTCGGATTCCTCAGCTTCGGCCACTACGGTGGCGGTGGCTCCGGGCCCGGTCCGGACGGCCGCGGGATGCTGAAGGACGCGATCGGGATCGCCGAGGGCGCGGATCGGCTTGGGGTGAATGGTGCCTACTTCCGGGTGCATCACTTCGCCCGTCAGTCGGCCTCCCCGATGCCGCTCCTGACGGCGATCGCGGCCCGCACCGAGCGGATCGAGGTCGGCACCGGGGTGATCGACATGCGCTACGAGAACCCGCTCTACCTGGCCGAAGAGGCGGCGGCCCTCGACCTGATCGCGGACGGACGGGTCGCGCTCGGGATCTCCCGTGGCAGCCCCGAGCCGGCGGACCGCGGCTGGGAGGCCTTCGGCTACACGGGGAGCACCGATCCCCGCGGTGCCGATGTCGCCCGGGAGAAGTTCGACCTCTTTCTGAAGGCCATTCGCGGCGAGCCCCTGGCTCCGGCCGATCCGGCCCAGTTCGGCCCCGGGGTGAAACTGGCCGTGGAGCCACACTCGGCCGAGCTGATCGACCACATCTGGTGGGGAGCCGGCTCCCGTGACAGCGCCGAAAACGTCGGCCGCATGGGGCTCAACATGATGAGCTCGACCCTGCTGACCGAGGCCACCGGAGATCCGTTCGCCGATCTGCAGCGGGATCAGATCGATCGGTTCCGGGCCGCGTATCGGGAGGCCGGACATACCGGCAGCCCCCGGGTATCGGTTTCACGCAGCATCTTTCCGGTGGTCAGCGATCGCGACCGGCTGATGTTCGGCATGGGGCCGGGAAGGGACCAGATCGGGATGATCGACGACTTCCGCTCAACCTTCGGGCGCACCTACGCCGACGAGCCCGATCGGCTGGTCGAGGAGCTGAAACAGGACCGGGCGATCGAGGCCGCCGACACCCTGATGCTCACGATCCCGTCACAGCTCGGGGTGGAGGCCAACCTTCAGATCCTCGAGAACTTCGCCACTCACGTCGCCCCGGCCCTCGGCTGGAAACCGAACACCGAGGGTCCGGTAACCGGCGATCCGGTCTGA